One Pseudomonas sp. HOU2 genomic window carries:
- a CDS encoding TerB family tellurite resistance protein, translating to MLWPGTLIGAGAGFAIASIPGAMLGALLGQALDRRLHLQSWGHLREKLGGRPMLRNDELLFVLLGRLAKSDGRVTDGHIQQARHEMNALEMSEPARRRAIAAFNRGKSGGDRLRGYLRRLSAQPHAAEGVLRACWRMVWADGRAGVSERELLAQWGKWLGWTTQQIQALANDYEPNKRPIVSAAVSYQEAMRLLGVSATSEPAQIKRAYRRLLSRHHPDKIAGSGATPEQVRDATEKTRELHNAFTLIRARRDFR from the coding sequence ATGTTGTGGCCAGGGACTCTGATTGGAGCCGGAGCGGGTTTTGCGATCGCCAGCATTCCGGGGGCCATGCTTGGGGCATTGTTGGGCCAGGCGCTGGATCGGCGTCTGCACCTGCAGAGCTGGGGACACTTGCGGGAAAAACTCGGCGGCCGGCCGATGTTGCGCAACGACGAATTGTTGTTCGTGTTGCTCGGGCGTCTGGCCAAGAGTGACGGACGGGTGACGGACGGCCATATCCAGCAGGCGCGCCATGAAATGAATGCCCTGGAAATGAGCGAGCCGGCGCGGCGGCGGGCGATTGCTGCGTTCAATCGCGGCAAGTCCGGCGGCGACCGCCTGCGCGGTTATCTGCGCCGCCTGAGTGCTCAGCCGCATGCCGCCGAGGGCGTGTTGCGCGCCTGCTGGCGGATGGTCTGGGCCGACGGTCGCGCGGGCGTCAGTGAGCGGGAATTATTGGCGCAGTGGGGCAAGTGGCTGGGTTGGACAACCCAGCAGATTCAGGCGCTGGCCAATGATTACGAGCCGAACAAGCGGCCGATTGTCAGTGCGGCGGTGAGCTATCAGGAAGCGATGCGCCTGCTCGGCGTGTCGGCGACCAGCGAACCGGCGCAGATCAAGCGCGCCTATCGGCGCCTGCTCAGCCGTCATCACCCGGACAAGATCGCCGGCAGCGGCGCAACGCCGGAGCAGGTGCGTGACGCAACCGAGAAAACCCGCGAGCTGCACAACGCGTTTACCCTGATTCGGGCGCGGCGGGATTTTCGCTAG
- the murU gene encoding N-acetylmuramate alpha-1-phosphate uridylyltransferase MurU: MKAMILAAGKGERMRPLTLTTPKPLVRAGGVPLIEYHLRALAAAGFSEIVINHAWLGQQIEDYLGDGSHFGVSIQYSPEGEPLETGGGIFRALPLLGDDAFLVVNGDIWTDYDFSVLHQPINGLAHLVLADNPAHHPTGDFTLTEGRVHDGQPDAPTLTYSGIAVLHPQLFDGCADGAFKLAPLLRKAMADGQVSGERLKGHWVDVGTHERLAEAEALIEASR, from the coding sequence ATGAAGGCGATGATTCTGGCGGCAGGCAAGGGCGAGCGCATGCGCCCGTTGACCCTGACTACTCCCAAGCCGCTGGTGCGTGCCGGCGGCGTACCGTTGATCGAATACCACCTGCGCGCGTTGGCGGCGGCTGGTTTCAGCGAGATCGTGATCAACCATGCCTGGCTCGGTCAGCAGATCGAGGATTACCTGGGCGACGGTTCGCATTTCGGCGTGAGCATCCAGTACTCGCCGGAAGGTGAGCCGCTGGAAACCGGCGGCGGGATTTTCCGCGCCTTGCCGTTGCTCGGTGACGATGCGTTTCTGGTGGTCAACGGCGATATCTGGACCGATTACGACTTCAGCGTGCTGCATCAACCGATCAACGGTCTGGCGCATCTCGTCCTGGCGGACAACCCGGCCCATCATCCGACGGGCGATTTCACCTTGACTGAAGGCCGGGTGCACGATGGCCAGCCGGACGCGCCAACCCTGACCTACAGCGGCATCGCCGTGCTCCATCCGCAGTTGTTCGATGGCTGCGCGGACGGCGCATTCAAGCTCGCACCGTTGCTGCGCAAAGCCATGGCAGACGGACAGGTCAGCGGTGAGCGTCTGAAAGGGCACTGGGTGGATGTCGGTACGCATGAGCGTCTGGCCGAAGCTGAAGCATTGATAGAAGCGAGTCGTTGA
- a CDS encoding phosphotransferase: MPDQDVRLQHLKVWLEEQLAILFADQGWGAVPPATLTAASSDASFRRYFRWEGAGRSFVVMDAPPPQENCKPFVDIAFLLAKSGINVPKIYAEDLERGFLLLNDLGNKTYLDVIDSENADALFNDALQALLAFQQLPMVAPLPSYDVALLRRELELFPEWYVKRELGIEFDAAQQQQWQAVSDLLIDSALAQPKVLVHRDYMPRNLMLSEPNPGVLDFQDAVYGPVTYDVTCLFKDAFLSWPEERVRGWLESYWQQASALDIPVQADFEDFLRASDLMGVQRHLKVIGIFARICHRDGKPRYLADVPRFFAYIEAVIARRPELADLQALLASLRGGVTA; encoded by the coding sequence ATGCCTGACCAAGATGTACGCTTGCAACACCTGAAAGTTTGGCTCGAAGAGCAGTTGGCAATCCTGTTTGCAGATCAGGGCTGGGGCGCCGTGCCCCCGGCCACGTTGACCGCGGCCAGCAGCGACGCGAGTTTCCGCCGGTATTTCCGTTGGGAAGGCGCGGGTCGCAGTTTCGTCGTGATGGACGCGCCGCCACCCCAGGAAAACTGCAAACCGTTCGTGGATATCGCCTTTTTGCTGGCGAAATCCGGAATTAACGTGCCGAAAATTTATGCAGAAGACCTCGAACGCGGATTTCTTCTGCTCAATGACCTGGGCAACAAGACCTATCTCGACGTTATTGACAGCGAAAATGCCGACGCTTTGTTCAACGATGCCTTGCAGGCACTGTTGGCGTTTCAGCAATTGCCGATGGTTGCACCGCTGCCGAGTTACGACGTGGCGCTGCTGCGCCGTGAGCTGGAGCTGTTCCCCGAGTGGTACGTGAAGCGCGAACTCGGCATCGAGTTCGACGCGGCACAGCAGCAACAATGGCAAGCCGTCAGCGATCTGCTGATCGACAGCGCCCTGGCCCAGCCGAAAGTGCTGGTGCACCGCGACTACATGCCGCGCAACCTGATGCTCAGCGAGCCGAATCCCGGCGTGCTCGACTTTCAGGATGCGGTCTATGGCCCGGTCACCTACGACGTCACCTGTCTGTTCAAGGACGCGTTCCTAAGCTGGCCTGAAGAACGCGTGCGTGGCTGGCTGGAAAGTTACTGGCAGCAAGCCTCGGCGCTGGACATTCCGGTGCAGGCCGATTTCGAAGACTTCCTGCGCGCCAGCGACTTGATGGGCGTACAACGCCACCTGAAAGTCATCGGCATTTTTGCCCGGATCTGTCATCGCGATGGCAAACCGCGCTACCTGGCCGACGTGCCGCGTTTCTTCGCCTATATAGAGGCGGTGATTGCGCGTCGTCCTGAGTTGGCGGATCTGCAGGCGTTGCTCGCCAGTCTGCGTGGCGGAGTGACCGCATGA
- a CDS encoding LPS-assembly protein LptD — MALKSPAFRKKFPLLVTGSLLAMQPLASQFVVAAEQYDCAVSATGGWACAPKTPAAALPPRPVHDGSAVSAAGEAPAQNGSTSDTGAKPVLVTEAKGRGLKSRSEDYSHLDWVPREKLTAAQLAETGPYCSGSYIEPIRPGMNDKTNKSDAPTFIGAKASRYNTEDQVGTLAGDVVLRQGSMQVESDEASLYQAESRAELNGDVRIRDNGALIVGDHADVQLDTGEAKVDNAEYVMHKSRIRGNALYAKRAENAIIRLKDGTYTTCEPNSNAWQLKGNNITLNPATGFGTATNVTLRVKDIPVLYTPYIYFPIDDRRQSGFLPPTIGTGSDTGFMLVTPYYFNLAPNYDATLYPRYMSKRGMLVEGEFRYLTKSSEGQFGAAYLNDEDTDRSKQTDYEKNRYMYNWQHKGGLDSRVMTQVDYTKISDPYYFQDLTTDQIGVKSADFVNQQGSVTYRGDSYTAMLNAQQYQLATVSNITPYGRLPQITFNGQLPYHPEGLNFDYETELVRFDRDLKTGRFLDENGGPVNADGTIGTPRLDTNVFGLARANGDRLNLKPGVSLPMNWTYGFLKPSLKYQYTQYQLDLDGQGKRDIATQNAEQNKLNGTFDSNQSRGVPIASVDSGLYFDRNTSYFGKNYRQTLEPRLFYLYVPKVDQEDIPVFDTSEYTFNYASLFRDNRFSGSDRVGDENKLSLGVTSRWIEDDGFERQRISVGQAYYFKDREVQLPGIAFKDRKDAQSDVSPYALEYEYRWNRDWRTTADYNWDPDSRSPRSGSAMFHYQPEDNPNKVVNVGYRYRNDQIRYDQTTGKWQTGGDYGTPGQAGYVKDYYKIQQHDFSVIWPIVPQWSAISRWQYDYNRNRTLEAFGGFEYDNCCWKLRLINRYWVSYDEFSQEAPQNEKGDHGVFLQIVLKGLGGLTGAKVESFLDKGIQGYRQREDQAF; from the coding sequence ATGGCATTGAAATCCCCCGCGTTTCGTAAAAAATTTCCGTTGTTGGTAACCGGCAGTCTGCTGGCTATGCAACCTCTGGCCAGTCAATTCGTTGTTGCCGCCGAGCAGTATGACTGCGCCGTCTCGGCAACGGGTGGCTGGGCGTGTGCGCCCAAGACGCCGGCCGCTGCATTGCCGCCGCGTCCGGTGCATGACGGCAGTGCCGTCAGCGCCGCCGGCGAAGCCCCGGCCCAGAACGGTTCCACATCCGACACCGGCGCCAAGCCTGTGCTGGTCACCGAAGCCAAAGGCCGCGGTCTGAAATCCCGTAGCGAAGACTACAGTCACCTCGACTGGGTTCCGCGCGAGAAGCTCACCGCCGCCCAATTGGCCGAGACCGGTCCTTACTGCTCTGGTTCCTATATCGAACCGATTCGTCCTGGCATGAATGACAAGACGAATAAAAGTGACGCACCGACCTTTATCGGCGCCAAGGCCTCGCGCTACAACACCGAAGATCAGGTGGGTACGCTGGCCGGCGACGTGGTCCTGCGTCAGGGCAGCATGCAGGTCGAGTCCGACGAGGCCAGCCTGTACCAGGCCGAGAGCCGCGCCGAACTCAATGGCGACGTGCGCATTCGCGACAACGGTGCACTGATCGTCGGCGACCACGCCGATGTGCAGCTCGACACCGGTGAAGCCAAGGTCGACAACGCCGAATACGTGATGCACAAATCGCGCATCCGCGGTAACGCGCTGTACGCCAAGCGTGCCGAGAACGCGATCATTCGCTTGAAGGACGGCACATACACCACGTGCGAACCGAACAGCAACGCCTGGCAGCTCAAGGGCAACAACATCACCCTGAACCCTGCCACCGGCTTCGGTACCGCGACCAACGTGACACTGCGGGTCAAGGACATTCCGGTCCTGTACACGCCGTACATCTACTTCCCGATCGACGACCGTCGCCAATCGGGTTTCCTGCCGCCGACCATCGGCACCGGCAGCGATACCGGCTTCATGCTGGTCACCCCGTACTACTTCAACCTGGCGCCGAACTACGACGCCACGTTGTACCCGCGTTACATGAGCAAGCGCGGCATGCTGGTCGAAGGCGAGTTCCGTTACCTGACCAAGTCCAGCGAAGGCCAGTTCGGTGCGGCGTATCTGAACGACGAAGATACCGATCGCAGCAAACAGACCGATTACGAAAAAAATCGCTACATGTACAACTGGCAGCACAAGGGCGGTCTCGACTCCCGTGTGATGACTCAGGTTGACTACACCAAAATCAGCGACCCGTACTACTTCCAGGACCTGACCACCGATCAGATCGGTGTGAAGAGCGCTGACTTCGTGAACCAGCAGGGTTCGGTGACCTATCGTGGCGACTCGTATACCGCCATGTTGAACGCTCAGCAGTATCAGCTCGCGACCGTTTCGAACATCACGCCTTACGGTCGTCTGCCACAGATCACCTTCAACGGTCAGCTGCCGTATCACCCGGAAGGTTTGAACTTCGATTACGAGACCGAGCTTGTGCGGTTTGATCGTGATTTGAAAACCGGCAGATTCCTTGACGAAAACGGTGGGCCGGTCAATGCCGACGGCACCATTGGTACGCCGCGTCTCGATACCAACGTATTCGGCCTGGCGCGCGCTAACGGCGACCGTCTGAACCTGAAACCGGGTGTCAGCCTGCCAATGAACTGGACTTATGGCTTCCTGAAGCCATCGCTAAAGTACCAGTACACGCAATACCAGCTGGATCTTGATGGCCAGGGCAAACGCGACATTGCCACGCAAAACGCTGAGCAGAACAAACTCAACGGCACCTTCGACAGCAACCAGAGCCGCGGTGTACCGATCGCCAGCGTCGACAGCGGTCTGTACTTCGACCGCAACACGTCGTACTTCGGCAAGAACTATCGCCAGACCCTGGAACCGCGCCTGTTCTATCTGTATGTACCCAAGGTTGATCAGGAAGACATTCCGGTATTCGACACCAGCGAATACACCTTCAACTACGCGTCGCTGTTCCGTGACAACCGCTTCTCTGGTTCCGACCGTGTCGGCGACGAGAACAAGCTGTCGCTGGGCGTGACCAGCCGCTGGATCGAAGACGACGGTTTCGAGCGTCAGCGCATCAGCGTCGGTCAGGCTTACTACTTCAAGGACCGTGAGGTACAACTGCCAGGCATCGCGTTCAAGGATCGCAAGGATGCCCAGTCCGACGTATCGCCATACGCGCTGGAATACGAATACCGCTGGAACCGCGACTGGCGTACCACGGCCGATTACAATTGGGACCCGGACAGCCGCAGCCCACGTTCCGGCAGCGCGATGTTCCACTACCAGCCTGAAGACAACCCGAACAAGGTGGTCAACGTCGGTTATCGCTATCGTAACGACCAGATCCGTTACGACCAGACCACGGGTAAATGGCAGACGGGTGGCGACTACGGCACTCCGGGCCAGGCTGGCTACGTGAAGGACTACTACAAGATCCAGCAGCATGACTTCTCGGTCATCTGGCCGATCGTTCCACAATGGAGCGCGATCAGCCGCTGGCAGTACGACTACAACCGCAACCGTACGCTGGAAGCCTTCGGTGGTTTCGAATACGACAACTGCTGCTGGAAACTGCGCCTGATCAACCGTTACTGGGTTTCCTACGACGAATTCAGTCAGGAAGCTCCGCAAAACGAAAAAGGCGACCACGGCGTCTTCCTCCAAATTGTTCTGAAGGGACTCGGCGGCCTGACTGGCGCCAAGGTAGAGAGCTTCCTCGACAAAGGCATCCAAGGTTATCGTCAACGTGAAGACCAAGCTTTCTGA
- a CDS encoding peptidylprolyl isomerase: protein MKTKLSDSLRPLLLGALFLGTAANAAVQSIDKVVAIVDNDVVMQSQLDQRVHEVQQTIAKRGGGMPPPGVLDQQVLERLIVENLQLQIGERSGIRITDEELNQAVGTIAQRNNMTVDQFRAALAHDGLSYDDARDQIKREMIISRVRQRRVAERIQVSEQEVKNFLASDMGKMQLSEELHLANILIPTPESANSDAIQSAYRQAMDVYQKLKQGADFGQMAVAKSGSDNALEGGDMGWRKAAQLPPPFDRELSSMAVGDITQPARTPGGFIILKLLAKRGGEAQMRDEVHVRHILVKPSPIRDEAKTKALVQSLYERILAGEDFAELAKNYSEDPGSALNGGDLNWIDPNALVPEFREVMAKTPQGQLSKPFQTQYGWHVLEVLGRRATDSTEQAREQQAMTVLRNKKYDEELQNWLRQIREEAYVEIKLPGADQAAQ from the coding sequence GTGAAGACCAAGCTTTCTGATTCTCTGCGCCCACTGCTGCTGGGCGCGCTGTTCCTGGGTACTGCGGCCAACGCCGCAGTACAGTCCATCGATAAAGTGGTCGCGATCGTTGATAACGACGTGGTCATGCAGAGCCAACTGGACCAGCGCGTCCACGAAGTTCAGCAGACCATCGCCAAGCGTGGCGGCGGCATGCCGCCGCCAGGCGTGCTGGATCAGCAGGTGCTCGAGCGCCTGATCGTCGAAAACCTGCAACTGCAGATCGGCGAGCGTTCCGGCATCCGCATTACCGATGAAGAACTGAACCAGGCGGTCGGCACGATCGCCCAGCGCAACAACATGACCGTGGATCAATTCCGCGCTGCCCTGGCTCACGACGGTTTGTCCTACGACGACGCCCGTGACCAGATCAAGCGCGAGATGATCATCAGCCGTGTGCGTCAGCGTCGTGTGGCAGAGCGCATCCAGGTTTCGGAGCAGGAAGTGAAGAACTTCCTCGCCTCCGATATGGGCAAGATGCAGCTGTCCGAAGAACTGCACCTGGCCAATATCCTGATCCCGACGCCGGAAAGCGCCAACTCTGATGCGATTCAGAGCGCATACCGTCAGGCGATGGACGTTTACCAGAAGCTCAAGCAAGGCGCTGACTTCGGTCAGATGGCCGTTGCCAAATCCGGCAGCGACAACGCCCTGGAAGGCGGCGACATGGGCTGGCGTAAAGCTGCGCAACTGCCACCGCCGTTCGACCGCGAGTTGAGCAGCATGGCGGTTGGCGACATCACTCAGCCTGCACGCACCCCGGGTGGTTTCATCATCCTCAAGCTGCTGGCCAAGCGCGGCGGCGAAGCGCAGATGCGCGATGAGGTGCATGTGCGCCACATCCTGGTCAAGCCAAGCCCGATCCGTGACGAAGCCAAGACCAAGGCCCTGGTGCAATCGCTGTACGAGCGCATCCTGGCTGGCGAAGACTTCGCTGAACTGGCGAAGAACTACTCCGAAGACCCGGGTTCGGCGCTCAACGGTGGCGACCTGAACTGGATCGATCCAAACGCACTGGTACCGGAATTCCGCGAAGTGATGGCCAAGACCCCACAAGGTCAACTGTCCAAGCCGTTCCAGACTCAGTACGGCTGGCACGTTCTGGAAGTCCTTGGCCGCCGCGCCACCGACAGCACCGAGCAGGCTCGCGAGCAACAAGCGATGACCGTTCTGCGTAACAAAAAATACGATGAAGAGCTGCAAAACTGGCTGCGTCAGATTCGTGAAGAAGCCTACGTAGAAATCAAACTCCCTGGTGCAGACCAGGCAGCGCAGTGA
- the pdxA gene encoding 4-hydroxythreonine-4-phosphate dehydrogenase PdxA — protein sequence MKPQRFALTPGEPAGIGPDLCLLLASQAQPHPLIAITSRDLLTERAAQLGLAITLLEVAPGQWPDMPAPAGSLYVWDTPLSAPVVAGQLDKANAAFVLETLTRAGNGCLNGDFAGMITAPVHKGVINESGIAFSGHTEFLADLTHTAQVVMMLATRGLRVALVTTHLPLREIADAITPERLERVTRILHADLQDKFGIARPRILVCGLNPHAGEGGHLGHEEIDIIEPTLERLRGEGMDLRGPLPADTLFTPKYLEHCDAVLAMYHDQGLPVLKYKGFGAAVNVTLGLPIIRTSVDHGTALDLAGSGKIDTGSLQVALETAYQMAETRL from the coding sequence GTGAAACCCCAGCGTTTCGCGCTGACACCCGGCGAACCAGCCGGCATCGGTCCCGACCTGTGCCTGCTGCTCGCCTCGCAAGCCCAGCCACATCCCCTGATTGCCATCACCAGCCGCGACCTGCTCACCGAGCGGGCCGCGCAGCTGGGGCTGGCCATCACTTTGCTGGAGGTGGCACCCGGCCAATGGCCGGACATGCCGGCACCCGCCGGCAGCCTGTACGTCTGGGACACCCCGCTGAGCGCACCCGTGGTTGCCGGGCAACTGGACAAGGCTAACGCTGCCTTCGTTCTGGAAACCCTGACCCGCGCCGGCAACGGCTGCCTGAACGGCGACTTCGCCGGGATGATCACCGCGCCTGTACACAAAGGTGTGATCAACGAATCGGGCATCGCTTTCTCCGGACACACAGAATTCCTCGCCGACCTGACGCATACCGCCCAAGTGGTGATGATGCTGGCTACTCGCGGCCTGCGCGTGGCACTGGTCACCACTCACCTGCCCCTGCGCGAGATTGCCGATGCAATTACGCCGGAGCGGCTGGAACGGGTCACGCGGATTCTGCACGCCGACCTGCAAGACAAATTCGGCATCGCCCGGCCACGCATCCTGGTCTGCGGACTCAACCCGCACGCCGGCGAAGGCGGACACCTGGGCCATGAAGAAATCGACATCATCGAACCGACATTAGAGCGCCTGCGCGGCGAGGGCATGGACCTTCGTGGCCCGCTGCCTGCCGACACTCTGTTTACCCCCAAATATCTGGAGCACTGCGACGCAGTGCTGGCGATGTACCACGACCAGGGTCTGCCCGTGCTGAAGTACAAAGGCTTCGGCGCTGCGGTCAACGTGACCCTCGGCCTGCCGATCATCCGCACCTCGGTTGACCACGGCACCGCCCTGGATCTGGCCGGCAGCGGCAAGATCGACACCGGCAGCCTGCAGGTCGCCCTGGAAACCGCCTACCAGATGGCCGAGACCCGTTTATGA
- the rsmA gene encoding 16S rRNA (adenine(1518)-N(6)/adenine(1519)-N(6))-dimethyltransferase RsmA, with the protein MTEQYQHKARKRFGQNFLHDAGVIDRILRSISAKPDDRMLEIGPGQGALTAGILNSGAQLDVVELDKDLIPILNQQFAGKSNFNLHQGDALKFDFNTLNAAPNSLRVVGNLPYNISTPLIFHLLNNAGIIRDMHFMLQKEVVERLAAGPGGGDWGRLSIMVQYHCRVEHLFNVGPGAFNPPPKVDSAIVRLVPHAVLPHPAKDHKLLERVVREAFNQRRKTLRNTLKQLLSNAEIEAAGVDGSLRPEQLDLAAFVRLADQLAIQVPASPAAD; encoded by the coding sequence ATGACCGAGCAATACCAACACAAGGCGCGCAAACGCTTTGGCCAGAACTTCCTGCACGATGCCGGCGTCATCGACCGCATCCTGCGCTCCATCAGCGCCAAGCCTGACGACCGCATGCTGGAAATCGGACCGGGTCAGGGCGCGCTGACCGCCGGCATTCTCAACTCCGGTGCGCAACTCGACGTGGTCGAGCTGGACAAGGACCTGATCCCGATCCTCAACCAGCAGTTCGCCGGCAAGAGCAACTTCAACCTGCATCAGGGCGATGCGTTGAAGTTCGACTTCAACACCCTCAACGCCGCGCCGAACAGCCTGCGCGTGGTCGGCAACCTGCCGTACAACATCTCCACGCCGCTGATTTTCCACCTGCTGAACAACGCCGGCATCATTCGCGACATGCACTTCATGCTGCAAAAGGAAGTGGTCGAGCGGCTGGCGGCGGGCCCCGGTGGTGGCGACTGGGGTCGTCTGTCGATCATGGTTCAGTACCATTGCCGCGTGGAACACCTGTTCAACGTTGGCCCGGGCGCGTTCAACCCGCCGCCGAAAGTCGACTCGGCGATCGTTCGCCTGGTGCCGCACGCCGTGCTTCCGCACCCGGCCAAGGATCACAAGTTGCTGGAGCGTGTTGTGCGCGAAGCGTTCAATCAACGCCGCAAGACCCTGCGCAACACCCTCAAGCAACTGCTCAGCAATGCCGAGATAGAAGCCGCCGGTGTCGATGGCAGCCTGCGTCCGGAGCAACTGGATCTGGCCGCGTTCGTACGCCTGGCTGACCAACTCGCCATACAAGTCCCGGCCTCCCCAGCCGCCGACTGA
- the apaG gene encoding Co2+/Mg2+ efflux protein ApaG — MSDPRYQVDVSVVTRYLADQSQPEHDRFAFAYTITVHNNGEQPARLMSRHWVITDGDGHVEEVRGAGVVGQQPLIDVGKSHTYSSGTVMTTKVGTMQGTYEMVATDGKHFDAIIKPFRLAVPGALH, encoded by the coding sequence ATGTCCGATCCTCGTTATCAGGTCGATGTCAGTGTCGTCACCCGCTATCTGGCAGACCAATCACAACCCGAACATGACCGCTTCGCCTTCGCCTACACCATCACCGTGCACAACAATGGCGAGCAGCCCGCCCGGCTGATGTCACGGCACTGGGTGATCACTGACGGTGACGGGCATGTCGAAGAGGTTCGCGGCGCCGGCGTGGTCGGCCAGCAACCGTTGATCGACGTTGGCAAAAGCCACACCTACAGCAGCGGCACGGTGATGACCACCAAGGTCGGCACCATGCAGGGCACCTACGAAATGGTCGCTACCGACGGCAAACATTTCGACGCGATCATCAAGCCCTTCCGCCTCGCCGTCCCCGGAGCCTTGCACTGA
- a CDS encoding symmetrical bis(5'-nucleosyl)-tetraphosphatase, which yields MTTYAVGDLQGCLEPLKCLLKQVAFDPKLDRLWLVGDLVNRGPQSLETLRFLYGMRESLVCVLGNHDLHLLAVSRHVERLKKSDTLREILEAPDGPELLEWLRQQKLAHYDEQRDVVMVHAGIPPQWSLRRALKCAGEVETALRDDNLFPAFLDGMYGNEPAKWDNDLKGVTRLRVITNYFTRMRFCTADGKLDLKSKEGLDSAPPGYKPWFQHKERKTRGLRIIFGHWAALEGDVHEPGISALDTGCVWGGSLTLMNVDSGERVSCKCDEHGGLAPSVAPLIPETSPVSAPR from the coding sequence ATGACGACGTACGCCGTCGGCGACCTGCAAGGCTGCCTCGAACCGCTCAAATGTCTGCTCAAGCAAGTGGCTTTCGACCCGAAGCTCGATCGGCTGTGGCTGGTCGGTGATCTGGTCAACCGTGGCCCGCAGTCTCTTGAGACCCTGCGTTTCCTTTATGGCATGCGCGAGTCACTGGTCTGTGTGCTGGGCAACCACGACTTGCATTTGCTGGCTGTCAGCAGGCACGTCGAGCGCCTGAAAAAATCCGACACGTTGCGCGAAATCCTTGAAGCACCCGATGGCCCTGAGCTGCTTGAGTGGCTGCGTCAGCAAAAGCTTGCGCACTACGATGAGCAGCGCGACGTCGTGATGGTCCATGCCGGCATACCGCCGCAATGGTCGCTTCGTCGCGCGTTGAAGTGCGCAGGCGAAGTCGAGACCGCATTGCGCGATGACAACCTGTTTCCTGCCTTCCTCGACGGCATGTACGGCAACGAACCGGCGAAATGGGACAACGATCTCAAAGGCGTCACCCGCCTGCGCGTCATCACCAACTATTTCACCCGCATGCGCTTCTGCACCGCCGACGGCAAGCTCGATCTCAAGAGCAAGGAAGGCCTCGACAGCGCACCGCCTGGCTACAAGCCATGGTTCCAGCACAAAGAGCGCAAGACCCGCGGTCTGCGGATCATCTTCGGCCACTGGGCCGCGCTGGAAGGCGATGTTCACGAACCGGGGATCTCGGCGCTGGACACCGGCTGTGTCTGGGGCGGCAGCCTGACCCTGATGAACGTCGACAGCGGCGAGCGCGTGTCATGCAAATGCGATGAACACGGCGGGCTTGCACCATCAGTCGCACCACTTATCCCCGAAACTTCGCCAGTCAGCGCACCGCGTTAG
- the glpE gene encoding thiosulfate sulfurtransferase GlpE → MSEFKRIPPEQAQALREQGAVVVDVRDPATFAALHISGSKHLDNHSLHAFIQGADLGAPTVVVCYHGNSSQGAAAYLISQGFSDVYSMDGGFELWRTTYPSETAQGTAE, encoded by the coding sequence ATGAGCGAATTCAAACGTATCCCCCCGGAACAGGCCCAGGCCCTGCGTGAGCAAGGCGCCGTTGTCGTCGATGTCCGTGATCCTGCAACTTTTGCCGCCCTGCATATCAGCGGTTCGAAGCATCTGGACAACCACTCGCTGCACGCTTTCATTCAAGGTGCCGACCTCGGTGCTCCGACCGTGGTCGTGTGCTACCACGGCAATTCCAGCCAGGGCGCGGCCGCCTACCTGATCAGCCAGGGCTTCTCCGACGTCTACAGCATGGACGGCGGCTTCGAACTGTGGCGTACGACTTATCCGTCGGAAACCGCGCAAGGCACCGCCGAATAA